The region GGCATCCACCAAGGCGCTCATTTGCGTTTGGTTGATCATGTCGCGATCCTTGCCAATACTGTCCAGCGTATCCATTTCCTGCAGTTGGTTACCCAACTCGGCGCGCACGCTGAGCACCTTGTTATAGGAGTTGTCCAGCCCGCGATTGGCCTTGGCCATCGCGTCGTTCACTTGCTGTTTGGTAGCGTCGTCCGCGCCATCGAGCGGGGTTTTCAACGCTTTCAGCGCGATATCGATGCTTTCAAACACGTTGGACACCGATGCGCTGCCGTCCGGCTCCGGCTTGGGGTTGCTGGTCAGCGACATGAATACCGTATCGCCGGTATGGCCGACCGTCATGGTGCGATTGGCATCCACTTTCTGCTCGACCGGCGTATTGCCGCCCACATAGCTGACCGAACCGCCGTTGTTCGCAAACGGCGGCTTGTCATTCTCAAAGCCGCCAAACATAAAGCGGCCATTGCCGTCGGTGCTGTTGGCCTGGTTAAGCAATTGGTCTTTCAGCCCCTGCAACTGGGTAGCCAGCGAATCGCGATCGTTGTCGCTTTTGGTGCCCCCGGCATTGACGATCAGCGCTTTCATATCCGAAATGGTGCTGGTCGCACCGGCCAGTACCGTCTCTTCCATCGACACGCTCTGGCGGGCAAAGGTGCGCGCCAGCGCATATTGGGTGTTTTCCGACTGGGACTGGGCCAGCATCACCGCCTGCGACGCCGCCAGCGGATCGTCGGACGGATTGCTGACTTTTTTGCCGGTGGAAAGCTGTTCTGCCGCCTTCATAAACAACGACTGATTACCGGTAATGCCGGTCATGTTCTGTTGGTACATCATGCTGGTACTCATACGCATGGTGCGGGTTCCTCAAAATCAGCGGCCGGAGCCGTCGTGGCTCCGGTTAAAATGAAAATCAACGGATATTCAGCAACGTATCGAACAACGTGCTGGCGGTCTGAATCACCTTTGAGTTCGCCATATAATATTGCTGGAAGCGCAGCAGCTCGCCGTATTCTTCATCCAGGTTGACCCCTGAAATTGACTGCTGTTGGTTTTCCAACTGCTTGACGATGTTGCCCTGAGAGGTGGCGCTCACCTTGGCGGACGCGGTCTGATTGCCGACGCTGCTGACCAGGCTGGCGTAAGCGCCGCTGAAGGTGGCCTTGCCATCGACCAATTTTTGGGTTTGCAGATCAAGCAGCTTCTTGGCGTTTTCATTGTCGCCGCGGCCGCTGTCATCTTTGCCGGCGGCAGCGATGTTGGCGGAATCGGTGATGGCGACCTTCAGGCTGCCCGCCACGTCGCTGACCGGCTTGACGGTAAAGCTGTCATTCTTTTGCGCAGTGCCGTCAATACCGACTTTCAGGCCGTCAAAACTCAACGTCGGGTTGCCGGCGGCGTCAGTGCCTGCCGTGGCGTTCACTTTGACGTTATCCGGCAGGCGGCTCACCTGCCAGTTGCTGCCGTCAAATTCCACCCGGTAATCATTGGCCTTCACCTTGCTGGTGTCGGTATAGGATACCGATAGCGCGGCATCGCCGGTATTGCGGCTGTTGTCCACTGCGCGGGCGCCGCCGAAGCTGAAGAAATCCGTGCCGGCATCGCCGTTGAGATCGAACCCGGCGCGGTGTTGCTGGTTGAAGCTGTCCGCCATCGCCAGCGCGAGTTGCCCCAGTTGGTTGCGGGCGCTGTCCAGCGATTCGCTGCGGAATTTCAACACGCCGCTGACGCTGCCGCCGGTGATTTGGCCTTCCGGTATTTCGCTGGCGCCGTTGCCGCGGTCATAGCCCATCGTCAGGCGTGAAGGATCGCCGCTGGTAGGCACCGCCGCGACCTGGTAAGCATTGTTGCCCTGCACCAGCGTCAGGCCGTTGGCGAACGAAACGGTGTAGGCATCGCCGTCCTGCTGGGTCACCTGTACGCCAACCACTTTGTTCAGGTCGGTAACCAGTTGGTCGCGCTGGTCCAACAGCGCATTGGGCTCGCCGCCGCTGCCGCGCAAACGGGTGATCTCTTCGTTCAGTTTGGCGATCTGCTGGCTGTAGCTGTTGATCTGCTGCGCGCTGTCGCTGAGCTGCTGATTCACGCCGCTGTCCATGTCGCGCAGGTATTTGTCGGTATTGTTGAACTGATTGACCAGGCCATTGGCCTTGCCCAGCACCGTCTGGCGCGCGGCGTCATCGCCGGCGTTGCTGACCAGGTTTTGCAGGTTGCTGAAAAAATCCTGCATGTTGGTCGACAAGGTGTTGGTCTTGCTGGCCAGCAGGTTATCAATCTGCGAGATTTTTTCGAAATAGGCGTCCTGCGCCCCCGCCTGGCTCTGCGCCCCGCGCAACTGGCTGGTGATGAACTGGTTATATTCCCGGTTGACGCTGGTGACGGTGACGCCGTTGCCGATAAAACCGCTCATGGTGCTCATGCCACCGTTTTGCGCCAGAATCGCGGTCTGCCGGTTGTAGCCCGCCACATTGTAATTGGAAATGTTGTTACTGACGGTGCTGAGCGCCACCTGCGCCGCATTCAGCCCGCTCATGGCGGTATTGATTAAGCTGTTGGACATAGAAGTTCCTTTTACTGCGGCGCCGGTGGCCCGCAGGAGTCAATTAATCTGCCGAGCCGTTCGCCCAGCCTGTCTCGGTTATCGGCAAAAACGGGGAAAACTTGAGGTGTGAAAGAGCCGCCCTGGCTCTTTTGTTTTTCATTACTGAAATCCCCAAAATAATTGGCGTTGTAGCCAGGCGGCAAGCAAGGGGATCCCCGGGAGATTGGTCAACCAAGTGACCGGGGTACGCTTGTGCAGCCAACGCAGCTACGGCGTCAAGAATGAAGGGGATTCAGAACAGATCCTTCAGGTCGTGGGTATAGGCTTTTACCACCTGCTCGCCGGCGTTTTTCATCTGCTGGATCACGCTGACCAGCTTGTTGGCGTATTGCGGGTCGGTGGCGTAACCGGCCTGTTGCAGCGCATGCGCCGCCTGCTCAGGGCTGCGGGCGGCGGCCACGTCGGCGTAGCGCGGATTATTGGTCAGCAGCTTGACGTAGTCGGCAATCGCCTCGACGTAAGAGCCATAAACCCGGAACCGTGCCTTGACCTTCTTCGCCGCCCCCTGCTCAAACTCGGTGGTGGTGATCTCGGTCACCGGGCCGTCCCAACTGCCGCCCGCCTTGATGCCGAACAGGTTGTAACTCTGCGAGCCGTCGGCGGTCGGGATCTCGCGCTGGCCCCAACCGGATTCCAGCGCCGCCTGCGCCACAATCAGCTGATGCGGAATGCCGCTCTGCTGGCTGGCGACGCGTGCCGGGATCGACAAACGGGCGACAAAGTTGCCGCTGTTGAGCGACAGCGGCGCGGCGGCCGGCGCTTTCGGCACCGCACGGCGAATCATCTGTTCCAGCGCCTGGTTCGGCAGCGTTTGCAGCACTTCGTTGTCCAGCGCCATCGGCGACATACCCGCCGTTTCGCTCGGAACGGCATTGGCATTGGCCATCTGCTTCACCATCATATCGGCCAGCCCCAGCCCCTTCTGCGACATCTGCTGGGCGATCTGCTGGTCATACATCGAGGTGTATAGCCGCGACTGGTCGCTGCTCAGCACCCCATCCTGCGGCAGCGCGGCACGCATGCTTTTCAGCATCATCTGCACGAACATGCCTTCAACCTGCTGCGCCACCTGCTTCAGGTTGCCCTGCGGATCGGCCGCTGCGTCGCGTTTCAGGCCGTTCAGCGCCTGAGCGTCATAAGCGGCGCCCGACATCGCCATCAGATCGCCGGCCATCAGATAATTTCCAGCTTGGCTCGCAGACAGCCGGCGCTTTGCATCGCCTGCAGGATCGACATCAGATCGATCGGCGTGGCTCCCAACGCGTTAAGCGCGCGGATCACGTTGTTCAGGCTGGCGCTGGCGTTAACCTTCTGCAGCGAACCGCCCTGCTGTTGCACCGAAATCTGGGTATTTGGCGTCACCACGGTTTGCCCGCCGCCAAGCGGCGTGTTCGGCTGGCTGACGGTATTTTGCCGATCGACCACCACCGACAGGTTGCCCTGCGCCACCGCACAGGAATCCAGGATCACGTCGCGGTTCATCACCACCGATCCTGTGCGTGAATTGATGATCACCTTGGCGTCAATCGCCCCGACGCTGACGTTGATGTTCTGAATTTCCGCCAGGAAACGCACCTGCGAGCTGTTGCCCTGCGGCACCAATACCTGAATGGTGCGGGCGTCCAGCGGCGAGGCGGTGCCGCCGCCGCGCTGGCGGTTGATGGCGTCGCTGATCTGCTGCGCCAGCGTGAAGTCTTCGCTATTCAGTTGCAGGTTAATCACCCCGCCGTTGCCGAAGGTGGTCGGCAACTCGCGCTCGATAGTCGCACCGTTGCTGATGCGCCCCCCCGCCAACTGATTGACCTGCACGCTGCTGCCGCCGGACGCCGCGCCTGCGCCGCCTACCAGCACGTTGCCCTGCGCCAGCGCGTAAACCTGGTTATCCACGCCTTTCAACGGCGTCATCAGCAAGGTGCCGCCGCGCAGGCTTTTGGCGTTGCCCATCGAGGAGACCACCACGTCGATGTTCTGCCCGGTGCGCGAGAACGGCGGCAGCTTGGCGGTGACCATCACCGCTGCCACGTTTTTCAACTGCATATTGGTGCCCGGCGGCACGGTAATGCCCAGTTGCGACAGCATGTTGCTCAGGCTTTGGGTGGTGAACGGCGTTTGCATGGTCTGATCGCCTGAACCGTCCAGCCCCACCACCAACCCGTAACCTATCAGGGCGTTGTCACGCACTCCCTGCACCGTCACCAGATCGCGGATGCGTTCCGCCGTCACCGGCAGGCTCAGCGCACCAATCACCAGCGCCATTAGAAATCTCTTTAACATTGGAACCTCATTCGCCTTACCCACAAGGCGTTATTGTCGCGGGCAGTTGGGGGCAGGCAGCACGCAGTACGTGACGGCCCCGGGCACTGCCCCACCTCAAAATGGCAAGTAAAATAGCCCGTACTCAAAACGGCGAGACATTTAAGAAGAAGCGTTGCAGCCACCCCATGGTCTGCGCTTCGTTGATATAGCCGTTGCCGACATATTCAATGCGCGCGTCCGCCACCTGGGTGGAGGTGACCGAGTTATTGCCGCTGATGGTGCGCGGGTTAACCACGCCGGAGAAACGGATAAATTCGGTGCCCTGATTGATGGCGATCTGTTTTTCCCCCACCACGTGCAGGTTGCCGTTGACCAGCACCTGATTGACCGTGACGGTAATGGTGCCGCTGAAGGTATTGTTGGCGTTGGCCCCGCCCTTGCCGCCAAAGGTGCTGTCGCCGGAGATGTCCATGTCGGCGCGCGCGTTGCCCAGCAGGCCGTCGAGATAGCGCGGCGACGTGGCGACGCCGAACTTGCTCGCGCCATTGCGGCTGGCGTTGGCGGAGGAGCTTTTGCTGGCGCTGACGTTTTCCTGCAAGACGATGGTCAGGGTATCGCCGATATTGCGCGGGCGGCGGTCTTCAAACAGCGGCTGATAGCCGTAATTCATCGGCTGCACCGTCTGGAAAATCGATCCGTTCGGCACCGGAGCGCCCGCCGGTGCCGGCTGCGCCGTGGTAGCGCCATCAACCAAGGGTTTATGCGGAATATAGGCGCAGCCGCTCAGCGTCAGCATCGCCATCGCCGCCAGCCAGCGTTTTCCTTGCTGCGGCGCGTTTGCCATCAGATATGTGGTTACCACGGATATCGCCTTTGTTTCACGAAATAGGGTGACGGGCGCACCGGCGGCGCCCATCAATTACAGTTGCGTCAGTTTTTGCAGCATCTGATCGGACGTTGATACCGCTTTGCTGTTGATCTCGTAGGCGCGCTGGGTCTGGATCATGTTGACCAGCTCTTCCGCCACGTTGACGTTAGAGGTTTCCACGTAACCCTGATAAAGCAGGCCCGCGCCGTTCAGCCCTGGCGTGCTCTCGTTCGGCGCGCCGGAACTCTCGGTCTCCTGGTACAGATTCTCGCCCACGCTTTCCAGGCCGCTGTCATTGATAAAGGTGGTCAGGGTCAACTGGCCTACCTGCTGGGCGGCGGTCTGCCCCTGCTGGGTAACGCTGACGATGCCGTCACGGCCGACGGTAATGCTCAGGGCATTGGCCGGAATGGTGATCGCCGGCTGCACCTGGAAACCGCTGGCGGTCACCAGTTGACCGTTCTGGTCGATCTGGAAGGATCCGTCGCGGGTGTAAGCCTGGCTGCCGTCCGGCAACATAACCTGGAAGAAACCCTGGCCTTTAATCGCCACGTCTTTGCTGTTGTTGGTTTGCGACAGGTTGCCCTGGCTGTGCAGGCGCTCGGTCGCCACCGGACGCACGCCGGTACCGATCTGCAACCCGGACGGCAGCGTCGTCTGCTCGGAAGACTGCGCGCCCGGTTGGCGCATGGTCTGGTACAGCAGATCTTCAAATACCGCCCGCTGGCGTTTAAAACCGTTGGTGCTGACGTTCGCCAGGTTGTTGGCGATCACGTCCATATTGGTCTGCTGCGCATCCAGACCGGTTTTGGCAATCCATAAAGATGGGATCATGGGTTATTTCCTTGCTGCTTAACTCAGTGATAACAACGAGTTGGCGCGCTGTTCATTTTCATCCACGCTGTGGATGACCTTCATCTGCATTTCAAAGCGACGGGCGTTGGCGATCATGTCGACCATGGTTTCCATCGGATTGACGTTGCTGCCCTCCAGCACGCCCGGCATCACCCGCACCAGCGGATCGTTTTGCAACTGATTGCCGCGTTGCTGCTGGGTTTCCGGCGTCAGGCGAAACAGCCCGTCGTCGCCGCGCATCACTTCACGCGCGTTGGCCTTCACCAGCTTCAGCCGGCCGATCTGGGCGATGGTGTTCGGCGGATCGCCGGCGTTCAGCGCCGAAATGGTACCGTCGGCGGCGATGGTGATCTCTGCCGACGGCGGCACTTCAATCGGCCCGCCATCGCCCATCAGCGGCCTGCCCTGCACCGTCAACTGCCCGGCGGACGAGATCTGGATGTTACCGTTGCGGGTGTAGGCTTCGCTGCCGTCCGGCAGGCTCACCGCCAGAAAACCGTCCTGCTGCAGCGCGACGTCCAGCGGGCGCGCGGTGTAGTTCAGCGCCCCCTGGCTCATGTCGGCCCCCGGCGTCGAGGCGGCCACCAGCGTACGCGTCGGCAGGCTAGGCCCGTCCACCGGCACGGCACGCAGCGCCGAAAGTTGAGCGCGAAAGCCCGGCGTCGATGCGTTGGCCAGATTGTTGGCGGTGACAGACTGCTGCTCCAGCGTCTGTCGCGCCGCGCCCATCGCGGTATAAATCGCGTGATCCATAAATCAATCCTATTAGCGCAGGCTGACCAGCGTCTGCAGGATAGAGTCCTGCGTTTTGATGGTCTGGGCGTTCGACTGGTAGTTGCGCTGTGCGACGATCATGTTCACCAACTCCTGGCTCAGATCGACGTTGGAGGCTTCCAGCGCACCGCTGGTCAGCTTGCCGAAACCGCCGCTGCCAGCCAGCCCTACGCGCGGTTGGCCGGACGCGCCGGTTTCTTGCCATACGTTATCGCCCTGCGAGGACAGGCCTTCCGGGTTGGAGAAGTTGGTCAATACGATTTGACCCAGCAGCTGGGTTTGCTGGTTGGAATAGATCCCCACGACGGTACCGTCATTGTTGATCTGGAAGTTGGTGTACTCGCCTGCGGTATAGCCGTCTTGCGACACCTTGCTGACCGAGTCGCTGCTGACGCTCTGTTGCATGCTCTTGGCAAAGCTCAGGCTGAAGTTTTGCGCCGGTGCGCCGTTGGTGGCGGACATCGGGATCAGCATGCTGAATTCGCCGGTGGCGCCCTGTTTGCTGGTGGTGCTGACCAAGTTACCGCTGGTATCGAACGCCATGGTGCCTGCGTCGGTCACCGGGGAGCCGGGAATGTTGCCTTCCTGAGTGTATACCTGCCAGTTGTTGTCGGAGGTCTTCACAAAGTAGGCATTGATATTGTGCACATTGCCCAGCGAGTCATAGGCGGTGATCGAGTTGACGTAGTTGTAGGAATCCTGCTTGGCGGGATCGAACGTCTTGTTATCCGGTACCTTATGGGTGGATTTCAGGTTGGCGACCATGGTGCCCGAGGTGGTGGCCTTGGCGGTCATCATCCCTTCCGGAATGCTCAACGGCACCGGGTTGGCGCCCTGCTGAATGGTCGGCGGTGAACCGGCCGCCGGGAAACCGGTCAATTGCAAGCCCTGCATGTTGGTCAGATTGCGGTTTTCATCCAGCTTGAACTGGCCGTTGCGGCTGTAGAAAATGCCGCCGTCCTTGTCCTGCAGGCGAAAGAAACCGTTGTCGGAAATGGCGACGTCCAGCGCGCGGCTGGTGCCGGTCGGGGTGCCGCCCTTGAAGTTCTGAGTGATCCCCGCCACCTTGACGCCCAACCCGACCTGCGAGCCGGCGAACATGTCGGCAAAGGAAACGGTGCCGGATTTAAAACCGGAGGTGGCGGAGTTCGCGATATTGTTACCGATCACGTCCAGGTTGGTTGCTGCTGCGTTCAAGCCGCTTACTGCCTGAGAAAAGGCCATCTAATTCTCCAAATAATGCGCAGGCTATCGTCCGATAACGCCCAATGAGTGAAATAAAAAATCGAATTAAAGGATCTGACGAACGTCCTCCAGCGTGGCGCTGCCAACCAGGCCCAGATCCAGCTTCGCGCCGTCCGAACCGCGGATAACGCCATTGACCATGCCGAAGTGCAGGCTGCGCGCCACCAGCTGTTCGCCATTGCCCTTGGCGTTGATCGCCACGGTGTAGGCGCCGTCGGGGGCGGTGGTGCCGTCTGTCAGTGAGCCGTCCCAGGTAAATGAGTGCACGCCGGCGGTCAGGCCGCCGATGTCAATGGTGCGCACCGCTTTGCCGGTGGCGTCGCTGATGGTGGCGGTGACCGTGTCGGCGGCGCGCTCCAGCTCAAGGCCAAACGGCGTGGTGCTGACCTTGCCGTCTTTGCTGCCGACCAGAATGTTGCTGCCGGGCACCATCACGCCGTGACCGATCAGCGCAGTGGCCTGCAACGACTGGTTGCTGTTGATCTGGCCGGAGATCGACCCCAGCGTGGTATTGAGCTTTTCGATGCCCTGAACGGTGTTGATCTGCGCCAACTGGGTGGTCAGTTCATTGTTCTGCATCGGGTTGGTCGGATCCTGGTTTTTCAACTGCGCCACCAGCAGCGTCAGAAAGTTGTTCTGCAGATCCTGGCCGGTGTTGTTTTTGGCGTTGACGCCGGTGACGGTGTTATCCAGCGATTCATTGGTGGTTGCGGCAATGGCCATGCAAAGCTCCGGTTACTGACCCAGCGTCAGGGTTTTCATCATCATCGACTTGGTGGTGTTGAGCACCTCGACGTTGGCCTGATAGCTGCGGGAAGCGGAAATGGTATTGACCATCTCGCTCACCACATCCACGTTCGGCATGCGCACATACCCTTTGCCGTCCGCCAGCGGGTTACCCGGTTGATACACCAGGCGTTCCGGTGCCGGATCCTCGACCACCTGCGATACGCGCACCCCGCCGGTGGGTTGCCCGGCGGCAGCGGCCACTTCAAATACCACCTGCCTGGCGCGGTAAGGTTCGCCGTCCGGGCCGGTGACGCTGTCGGCATTCGCCATGTTGCTGGCGCTGACGTTCATGCGCTGCGACTGGGCGGACAACGCCGAGCCGGAGATATCGAAAATATTCAGTAGCGACATGCGCCTTATCCTTGTTGTAACACTGACATCATCCCTTTGATCTGACCGTTGATCAGCGTCAGGTCGGTCTGATACTTCAGGCTGTTATCGGCGAAGTTGGTGCGTTCGCGATCCATGTCTACCGTATTGCCGTCCATCGCTGGCTGATCCGGCACGCGAAACAGCAAATCGAGCTGCGGCGGCTGCATGTTTTGCGCGGGAATGTGGCGCGCAGACGTCATGTTCAGCGCGATGCCGCTGCCGCTGGCGCGGCCCTGCGCCAGCACCTTGTTCAACTGGCCGGCGAAATCGATATCCCGCGCCTGATAGCCCGGTGTGTCTGCGTTGGCGATGTTAGCGGCCAAAATTTCCTGCCGCTGGGCGCGTAGATTCAGCGCCTCTTGACCAAAGCGCAGAGCAGCGTCCAGTTTGTCGATCATGCTCCCTCCGCGAGGTTAAAATTTGGAGCCGACAGCATAAACGCCCCCTCCGCCAGCCTATCGTGGGAATAAGGGCAAAATGCGTCGCTATTTGTCTGCTTAGCCTGCGCGCCGTCCGGGTAAACTTACCCGCACCCGATGGCGCTTGAGGAAGCGAAGATGAAAGGTAAAATGCTGCTGTTGGCCGCTCTGCTGTGCAGCCTGAACGCACGCGCCGAGGATCTGGCGGCGCAGATCGACAGCTTCATCAGCAGCCAGTTCAGCGGCAGCCCGGTGCAGGTCAAGGTGTTGGTGCGTACGCCGGCGGCCCAATGGCCACAGTGCGAGTTTCCGCAGCTGTCGCTCGCGCCGAATGCCCGCCGCTGGGGCAATATCAGCATTTCGGCGCGCTGCGACCAGGATCGGCGTTTTATACAAACGCAGGTTCAGGTGATCGGCAACTACCTGGTGTCGGCGCGCGGCATCAGCGCCGGCACCCGGCTGACGGCAGCTGACGTGAAGCTGAAAAGCGGCCGGCTCGATACCCTGGCACCGCGCACGCTTACCGACGCAGGCAAGGCGATCGGTGCGGTCAGCCTGCGCAATGTCAGCCCCGGCCAGCCCCTGACCTTCGCCATGCTGCGCCGCGCCTGGGTGATCAAGGCCGGTCAGCCGGTGCAGGTGACGGCACAAGGTACCGGGTTTAACATCAGCGGCACAGGCAAAGCCATGAACAACGCCGCCGCCCAGGACAGCGTCCGCGTACGCATGGCTTCCGGGCAAATCGTCAGCGGTATTGCCGATGATGAGGGTACGATTCGCATCGGATTATAAAAAGGATACCCAAAATAATTGGCGTTGCATCGCGGCGGCAAATCCTTGAGTCCCCAGGAACATAGCAAACTATGTGACTGGGGTGAGAGGATGCAGCCTACAAAGATGCAGCTTCAAGAATGACGGGTATAAAGGTTTATAAAAACCTGCCGATAATAAAAACATAAGCAGTAATTACCTGGCCGCCAGGGCCGCAAAAAATATCAGCCATTGCCCGTGCGGCAGCGGCATCGATGGAGATTGACCATGAGTATCGATCGCACCCAGCGGCTGCAGCCCGTGACAACGGTGCAGCCGCGTGAAACACCGGCAGAAAATCAGCTTCAGCCGCGCAAGGCCGCTCAGGCGGAAAGCGCCGTCAGCGGCACCCAGGTAAAATTGAGCGACGCGCAAGCACGCCTGATGCAACCGGGCACTCAGGATATTGATATGAACCGGGTGGATGCTATCAAGCAGGCGATCCGCAGCGGCGAATTGAAAATGGATGCCGGCAAAATTGCCGATGCGCTGCTGCAAGACGCGCAGAGCGATGCCCAATGGCTGTCAAACGGCAGCCGGCCGCCGAAGGCATAATCCTGTGATGCAATCTGGCCTGCATTGCCCACAAGGTTGCGGCGTGAAAGATCAAGGGACACTCTGAAAGGTGACGAATCGCAATGGAAAATCTGCCACAGCTGCTGGATAATTTGCTGGAAACCCTGAATGCACTCGACAGGGTGCTGACGGAAGAACATCATTTGCTCTGCTCCGGCCAATTGCCGGGCGTGGCGTTGCAGCGGGTCACCGACGTCAAAAGCCAGCTGTTGGCTACGGTGAACTACCTGGAACAGCAACGGCCGGGGCTGGAGCGCGCGCAAGGGCAACAGGCCCCCTATTCCGCTCACCCGCGTCTGGCCGACGCCTGGCAACAAGTACAGTTGCTCAGCCAAAAGTTGCGCGAGAAAAATCAGCATAACGGCCTGTTGCTCAATCAGCAGATTGACCATAACGCCCAGGCGCTGGCGATCCTCGGCAAGAACAACAAATCGCTTTATGGCCCGGATGGTCAGTCGCGCAGCGGCAGCCTGCTGGGGCGTAAAATCGGCGTTTAATCAATGGCAATACGTCCGACCCTTCGGCCTGGTCGGGCGTAGATTTTCCCACTGCGAGACGGCTCGCACTTCTACCTCTCCCCTCCCTGATTATCGGTTTTTATTTGCGTAATACTGCGCATGTTGTTTCATGCCACGTTTCATTCTCTCTTGTCTTCCCCCACCCTGTGCTGGTTTTTAAATCACTTGATCTATACCCGTTAAGGGGATAGATTCCACAGGGAGAGTGGATGACGGATATTTACCTCACCAAAACGTTTCAGGCATTTGCCACTCGTGAGCGCATTAGCGACGCCACGGTGATAAAAGCCGCACAGGAAATGCAGAATCAATTGTATGAAGCTAACCTGGGCGGTTGCGTTTATAAAAAACGGATCGCCCGGACGGGTGGCGGCAAACGTGGGGGGTATCGCGTATTGATCGCCTTTCGGGACGAAGAACGGCTGTTTTTCATGCGCGGCTTCGCCAAAAATGAAAGGGAGAATATTACGGGTGAAGAGCTGGCGGGTTTACGACATCTGGCGGCACTCTACCTGGATTACTCCCCTTTCAGGCTTTATCAGTTGGTCAACAACAAGGAATTGAAGAGGCTAACCTATGAGCAAAATTCTTGCTGAGATCCACCAGGAAGTGCAGGGGCTGTACAAGTCAGGGTTTGTCGATGATGTCACTATGCGCACTTTCGACATGCTGTGCCTGCACCCGGTGAAGGAGTACACCCCAGCCGATATTCGCGCCCTGCGCGAGCGCGAGAACGTCAGCCAGCCGGTGTTTGCATTGCATCTGAACGTCAGCAAAAAGGCGGTACAAAAGTGGGAGCGCGGCGAAGCGCGGCCCAACTCCGCCGCGATGAAACTGCTTTCGCTGGTCGATCGCAACGGGTTGGCGATTCTGGCCTAAATAGCGGCATTTAATCGCGCTTGAGATACGAGCCACCAAGGACGGGTTCACGGC is a window of Serratia plymuthica DNA encoding:
- the flgE gene encoding flagellar hook protein FlgE, with amino-acid sequence MAFSQAVSGLNAAATNLDVIGNNIANSATSGFKSGTVSFADMFAGSQVGLGVKVAGITQNFKGGTPTGTSRALDVAISDNGFFRLQDKDGGIFYSRNGQFKLDENRNLTNMQGLQLTGFPAAGSPPTIQQGANPVPLSIPEGMMTAKATTSGTMVANLKSTHKVPDNKTFDPAKQDSYNYVNSITAYDSLGNVHNINAYFVKTSDNNWQVYTQEGNIPGSPVTDAGTMAFDTSGNLVSTTSKQGATGEFSMLIPMSATNGAPAQNFSLSFAKSMQQSVSSDSVSKVSQDGYTAGEYTNFQINNDGTVVGIYSNQQTQLLGQIVLTNFSNPEGLSSQGDNVWQETGASGQPRVGLAGSGGFGKLTSGALEASNVDLSQELVNMIVAQRNYQSNAQTIKTQDSILQTLVSLR
- the flgD gene encoding flagellar hook assembly protein FlgD, producing MAIAATTNESLDNTVTGVNAKNNTGQDLQNNFLTLLVAQLKNQDPTNPMQNNELTTQLAQINTVQGIEKLNTTLGSISGQINSNQSLQATALIGHGVMVPGSNILVGSKDGKVSTTPFGLELERAADTVTATISDATGKAVRTIDIGGLTAGVHSFTWDGSLTDGTTAPDGAYTVAINAKGNGEQLVARSLHFGMVNGVIRGSDGAKLDLGLVGSATLEDVRQIL
- the flgC gene encoding flagellar basal body rod protein FlgC; protein product: MSLLNIFDISGSALSAQSQRMNVSASNMANADSVTGPDGEPYRARQVVFEVAAAAGQPTGGVRVSQVVEDPAPERLVYQPGNPLADGKGYVRMPNVDVVSEMVNTISASRSYQANVEVLNTTKSMMMKTLTLGQ
- the flgB gene encoding flagellar basal body rod protein FlgB, producing the protein MIDKLDAALRFGQEALNLRAQRQEILAANIANADTPGYQARDIDFAGQLNKVLAQGRASGSGIALNMTSARHIPAQNMQPPQLDLLFRVPDQPAMDGNTVDMDRERTNFADNSLKYQTDLTLINGQIKGMMSVLQQG
- the flgA gene encoding flagellar basal body P-ring formation chaperone FlgA, which gives rise to MKGKMLLLAALLCSLNARAEDLAAQIDSFISSQFSGSPVQVKVLVRTPAAQWPQCEFPQLSLAPNARRWGNISISARCDQDRRFIQTQVQVIGNYLVSARGISAGTRLTAADVKLKSGRLDTLAPRTLTDAGKAIGAVSLRNVSPGQPLTFAMLRRAWVIKAGQPVQVTAQGTGFNISGTGKAMNNAAAQDSVRVRMASGQIVSGIADDEGTIRIGL
- the flgM gene encoding flagellar biosynthesis anti-sigma factor FlgM; the protein is MSIDRTQRLQPVTTVQPRETPAENQLQPRKAAQAESAVSGTQVKLSDAQARLMQPGTQDIDMNRVDAIKQAIRSGELKMDAGKIADALLQDAQSDAQWLSNGSRPPKA
- a CDS encoding flagella synthesis protein FlgN → MENLPQLLDNLLETLNALDRVLTEEHHLLCSGQLPGVALQRVTDVKSQLLATVNYLEQQRPGLERAQGQQAPYSAHPRLADAWQQVQLLSQKLREKNQHNGLLLNQQIDHNAQALAILGKNNKSLYGPDGQSRSGSLLGRKIGV
- a CDS encoding type II toxin-antitoxin system RelE/ParE family toxin, whose amino-acid sequence is MTDIYLTKTFQAFATRERISDATVIKAAQEMQNQLYEANLGGCVYKKRIARTGGGKRGGYRVLIAFRDEERLFFMRGFAKNERENITGEELAGLRHLAALYLDYSPFRLYQLVNNKELKRLTYEQNSC
- a CDS encoding helix-turn-helix domain-containing protein, which gives rise to MSKILAEIHQEVQGLYKSGFVDDVTMRTFDMLCLHPVKEYTPADIRALRERENVSQPVFALHLNVSKKAVQKWERGEARPNSAAMKLLSLVDRNGLAILA